A window of the Echeneis naucrates chromosome 3, fEcheNa1.1, whole genome shotgun sequence genome harbors these coding sequences:
- the fadd gene encoding FAS-associated death domain protein isoform X1, which yields MNDSDFNANLLKISNQLSSEDLEKIKFLCQGLIGKKDQEKISSGQRLFQLLTERGKLGVGNTDYLSWLLINIQRPDLSDTLLGLHAGPGAGAREELDQTERAKIDIATVVISQNVGRSWRKFGRKLGLPEVKLESISRRHHADLEETAVELLKEWRKSQGAEARTETLIKALRACEFNLTADKVEDKLKIRVGGCVLGSSFLLKLLGALPLPLPLPLPLITAPVHLLT from the exons ATGAACGATTCGGACTTTAATGCAAATTTACTAAAAATCTCCAACCAGTTGTCGTCGGAAGACTTGGAGAAGATCAAGTTCCTGTGTCAAGGGTTGATCGGGAAAAAAGACCAGGAAAAGATAAGCAGCGGGCAGCGGCTGTTCCAGCTACTAACAGAGAGAGGCAAGCTGGGAGTTGGCAACACCGACTATCTGTCATGGCTGCTTATCAACATCCAGCGGCCAGACCTCTCCGACACGTTACTGGGTCTACATGCTGGACCCGGAGCCGGAGCCCGAGAAGAGCTGGATCAGACCGAGAGAG caAAAATAGACATTGCCACAGTTGTGATTTCACAAAATGTTGGGAGGTCTTGGCGGAAATTTGGCCGCAAACTGGGTTTGCCTGAGGTCAAGCTGGAGTCCATCAGCAGGAGACATCATGCAGACCTAGAGGAGACGGCGGTGGAGCTACTGAAGGAGTGGAGGAAGAGTCAAGGAGCTGAAGCCCGAACAGAGACGTTAATAAAAGCTTTGAGAGCCTGTGAATTCAACCTGACTGCTGATAAAGTGGAGGACAAGCTAAAG ATCAGAGTGGGTGGTTGTGTACTGGGAAGTTCCTTTCTTCTGAAGCTCCTGGGTGCCCTGCCcctgcccctccccctccccctccccctgaTCACGGCACCTGTCCATCTCCTCACCTGA
- the fadd gene encoding FAS-associated death domain protein isoform X2 — translation MNDSDFNANLLKISNQLSSEDLEKIKFLCQGLIGKKDQEKISSGQRLFQLLTERGKLGVGNTDYLSWLLINIQRPDLSDTLLGLHAGPGAGAREELDQTERAKIDIATVVISQNVGRSWRKFGRKLGLPEVKLESISRRHHADLEETAVELLKEWRKSQGAEARTETLIKALRACEFNLTADKVEDKLKNG, via the exons ATGAACGATTCGGACTTTAATGCAAATTTACTAAAAATCTCCAACCAGTTGTCGTCGGAAGACTTGGAGAAGATCAAGTTCCTGTGTCAAGGGTTGATCGGGAAAAAAGACCAGGAAAAGATAAGCAGCGGGCAGCGGCTGTTCCAGCTACTAACAGAGAGAGGCAAGCTGGGAGTTGGCAACACCGACTATCTGTCATGGCTGCTTATCAACATCCAGCGGCCAGACCTCTCCGACACGTTACTGGGTCTACATGCTGGACCCGGAGCCGGAGCCCGAGAAGAGCTGGATCAGACCGAGAGAG caAAAATAGACATTGCCACAGTTGTGATTTCACAAAATGTTGGGAGGTCTTGGCGGAAATTTGGCCGCAAACTGGGTTTGCCTGAGGTCAAGCTGGAGTCCATCAGCAGGAGACATCATGCAGACCTAGAGGAGACGGCGGTGGAGCTACTGAAGGAGTGGAGGAAGAGTCAAGGAGCTGAAGCCCGAACAGAGACGTTAATAAAAGCTTTGAGAGCCTGTGAATTCAACCTGACTGCTGATAAAGTGGAGGACAAGCTAAAG AATGGTTGA